A window of Stutzerimonas stutzeri genomic DNA:
CTCGGCCTGGTTGAAGCCCAGGCGTCGGCGCATCAGATCCAGCCACTCGGCTTCGTACAGCGGCAGGAACAGCTCCATGGTTTCGCGCAGCACCTTGACGTCGACGAACGGCGTCAGCGCCTGCGCCAGCGCGGCCAGGTTCCAATGGGCGATGGGCACCTGGTTCTCGAAGGAGTAGCGGCCGGTGTCATCGGAGTGGTTGCAGATGAAGCGCGCATCGAAGTCGTCGAGGAAGGCATAAGGGCCGAAGTCGAAGGTGATGCCGAGGATCGACATGTTGTCGGTGTTCATCACGCCGTGGCAGAAACCGTAGGCCTGCCAGCGGGCGATGAGCGCGGCGGTGCGTTCGAGCACTTCGCGGAAGAACGCGTGGAACGGCTCGGGGTGTTCCAGTAGTTCGGTGAAGTGCGCCTCGATGACGTGTTCGAGCAGCTGCTTCAGTTCGGCGTGCTGGCGGGTGTAGTAGAAGAACTCGAAGTGACCGAAGCGCACGTGGCTCGGCGCCAGGCGCAGCAGCATGGCACCGCGTTCCGGGCGCTCGCGGTAGACCATTGAATCCGAGCCGGTGACGCACAGCGCCCGCGAGCTGGGGATGCCCAGCGCGTGCAGGTGTTCACTGGCAAGGAATTCGCGGATCGACGAGCGCAGCACCGCGCGGCCGTCGCCCATGCGCGAGTAGGGCGTCTTGCCGGCGCCCTTGAGGTGCAGGTCCCAGTACTCGCCCGCTTCGTTGACCACCTCGCCGAGCAGCAGCCCGCGGCCATCGCCCAGCTGTGGGTTGTAGCTGCCGAACTGATGGCCGGAATAGATCATCGCCCGCGGTTCGGCCGTGGACCAGATCTTGTGTCCGGAGAACAGTTCGGTGAACAGCGCTTGCTCGGCCTCGGCTGGGCCCATATCCAGCAGCGCCATCGCCGCCTCGCTGGCGACCACCAGGCGAGGGTCGCTTAGCGGCTGCGGCGACACCTCGGTGGAAAAGGTGTCGCCGAGTCGGGCGAAGCGGTTGTCGAAGGTCAGTTGGGTCAGGCTTTTCAAAATACCTCCGGCGCGGCGTGTAGCAAGAATGGCCCGGCCGGTGCCGGGCATGTTCAGGACGTTGGAGGCTGCGACCTGGCCGAGTGTTCCTCAGCCACGATCATCGGTAGACGGCTTCTGCTCGTCGGCGGGCTTGGGCGTGGTGCTCAGCTGCAGTTGCTGGCCGTTGAAGTTCTTCAGGAATACGTCGACCTGGCGGAAGGCGATGTTGATCCCGGCCTTGTTGAATTCGCGATCGATGAAGCGGTTGATCTCGTCGGTCGCCGGGTTGCGATCGCCGAGGTCACGCACGTGGATGCGCAACTCGTGATCCAGGGTGCTTTCGCCGAAGTTGAGGAACAGCACCTGCGGCTCCGGCTCCTTGAGTACCCGCGGATTGTCCCGGGCGGCCTGCAATAGCAGCTTGCGCACCGCCTCCAGGTCCGAGCCGTAGGCGACGCCGACCTTCAGCGTCACGCGGGTCACGGTGTCGCTCAACGACCAGTTGATCAGCTGGCCGGTGATGAAGGTCTTGTTCGGGACGATGATGTCCTTGCGGTCGAAGTCGGTGATGGTGGTGGCGCGGATGCGGATCCGGCTGACGGTGCCCGACAGGTTGCCGATAGTGACCACATCACCGATGCGCACCGGGCGCTCGAAGAGGATGATCAGGCCGGAAATGAAGTTGGCGAAGATCTCCTGCAGGCCGAAGCCCAAACCCACCGAAAGTGCTGCCACCAGCCATTGCAGTTTGTCCCAGCTGACGCCCAGGGTGGACAGCGTGGCGACGATGCCGAAGCCGGCCAGTGCGTAAGACAACAACGTAGTGGTGGCATAGGCGCTGCCCTGGGCCAGGCGCAGCTTGGACAGCACCATGACTTCCAATAGGCCGGGCAGGTTGCGCGCCAGGGCCACGGTGATGGCGATGATCAGCAGCGCGCCGAGCAGGTTGTTCAGACTGATCGCTGCGGTGGTCAGGGCATCGCCGCTGCCGCTGGTGTATTCGTAGAGGGTGATGTTGTCCAGGTAGGAGACGACCGAGATCAGGTCCGACCAGACCCAGTACAGCGCTACCAGGAACACGCCGAACATGGTCATGCGGGTCAGGCGCAGCGACTGCTGGTTGACCTGTTCGATGTCCAGCCCCGGTTCGCCCTGGGCTTCCGTGCTGTCCCCGGTTTCGTCGACCTGTGCTTGCCGCTTGGCCAGCGCTCGTTTGTAGGCCAGGCGCCGCGCGGCCACGGTCAGCCCGCGGATCAGTGCCGCTTCGACGACGATCCAGATCATCAGCACGTAGAGCGTATCGATCAGCCGGTCGGTCAGCTTCAGCGCGGTGTAGTAGTAGCCGAAGCCTACCGCGACGATCAGCGCGATCGGCAGCATGCTGAACAGCAGGCCGATCATCAGGCGCAGTGGCGGTGCGTTCTGGCTCGACGGTCCCTTGAGCAGCAAGCGGTTGAGACGCCAGCTCATCAAGGCGAAGCAGGTCAGCACCACGAGAATGCCGAGCACATCGTCGGCCAGTCGCGCCGGCTGGTGCTCGGCC
This region includes:
- the selO gene encoding protein adenylyltransferase SelO gives rise to the protein MKSLTQLTFDNRFARLGDTFSTEVSPQPLSDPRLVVASEAAMALLDMGPAEAEQALFTELFSGHKIWSTAEPRAMIYSGHQFGSYNPQLGDGRGLLLGEVVNEAGEYWDLHLKGAGKTPYSRMGDGRAVLRSSIREFLASEHLHALGIPSSRALCVTGSDSMVYRERPERGAMLLRLAPSHVRFGHFEFFYYTRQHAELKQLLEHVIEAHFTELLEHPEPFHAFFREVLERTAALIARWQAYGFCHGVMNTDNMSILGITFDFGPYAFLDDFDARFICNHSDDTGRYSFENQVPIAHWNLAALAQALTPFVDVKVLRETMELFLPLYEAEWLDLMRRRLGFNQAETGDDELVRRLLQLMQAGAIDYSRFFRELSESPAEQAVSRLREDFVDLQSFDGWAADYCARTAREAGDAGTREARMQAVNPKYILRNYLAQQAIEAAEKGDYAPVRELHAVLSRPFDDQPGMQRYAERPPEWGKHLEISCSS